A segment of the Streptomyces sp. XD-27 genome:
CGCCGCGGCGATCGAGCTGATGGGTGACAAGATCCGCGCCAAGGAGACGGTGAAGGCGGCCGGGGTGCCGGTGGTGCCCGGGTCGTCGGGGAGCGGCCTGACCGACGCGCAGTTGGCGGAGGCCGCCCGCGAGATCGGCATGCCGGTGCTCTTCAAGCCCTCGGCCGGCGGCGGCGGGAAGGGCATGCGGCTGGTGCGGACCGAGGCGCTGCTGGCCGAGGAGATCGCGGCCGCCCGGCGTGAGGCCCGCGGTTCCTTCGGCGACGACACCCTGCTGGTCGAGCGCTGGATCGACCGGCCCCGCCACATCGAGATCCAGGTACTGGCCGACGCCCACGGCAACGTGCTGCACCTGGGCGAGCGCGAGTGCTCGCTCCAGCGACGCCACCAGAAGATCATCGAGGAGGCGCCGAGCCCGCTGCTGGACGCCGCCACCCGCGCCGCGATGGGCGAGGCCGCGGTTCAGGCGGCGCGCTCCTGCGGTTACACGGGCGCGGGCACGGTGGAGTTCATCGTCCCGGGCGACGATCCCTCGGCCTACTACTTCATGGAGATGAACACCCGGCTCCAGGTCGAGCACCCCGTGACGGAGCTGGCCGTGTCCATCGCCGGCCGGGACGAGCTGGACCTGGTGGAGTGGCAGGCCCGGATCGCCGCCGGGGAGCCGCTGCCGTTCGCCCAGGACGACATCTCCTTCACCGGGCACGCCGTGGAGGCCCGCATCTGCGCGGAGACCGCCAGGGTGTCGGGCGACCGGGTGGACTTCCTACCCTCCGCCGGTACGGTGCGCGCCCTCGCCGAGCCGCACGGCGAAGGGGTGCGGGTGGACTCCGGGCTCTGCCAGGGCACCGAGGTCGGCACGCTGTACGACCCGATGCTCGCCAAGGTGATCGCCCACGGCCCCGACCGCGCCACGGCGCTGCGCCGACTGAGCGCCGCTCTCGCCCGGACCACCGTCCTCGGTCTCGACACCAATGTCGGCTTCCTGCGCCGCCTGCTCGCGCACCCCGCCGTCGTCTCCGGCGAGCTGGACACCGGCCTGGTGGACCGCGACGCGACCGCCCTGGTGCCGCTCGGCGTCCCGGACGAGGTGCTGGCGGCGGCGGCCCTGCTGCGGCAGCACGCGCTGGAACCCGGCGCGCCCACCGCACTGGAAGGCGCGGCCGGCTGGGTCGACCCGTTCTCGGTGCCCTCCGGCTGGCGGCTCGGCCGCGAGCCCGCCTGGACCGTGCACCACCTGCGCGTTCCCGGCCACGAGCCGGTCACGGTCCGCGTGCGCGGCAGGGCGCACGACGCGGAGATCCGTATCGAGCGTCCCGACCCGGTCGGCGAGAGCGGGGAGCGCTCCACCGTGCGCGCCCGGCTCCTGGACTCCGGCTCCGGCCGGGTGACCGCCGAGTGGGGCGGCGTCGTCCACCACTTCGTCACCGCGCCCGGCCCGGAGGGCACCTGGCTGGGGCGG
Coding sequences within it:
- a CDS encoding biotin carboxylase N-terminal domain-containing protein; translated protein: MFMAASADTVDATGAVAPVGAGGVLVANRGEIAVRVIRTLRRLGVRSVAVFSDADADARHVREADTAVRIGPAPAAESYLSIERLLEAARVSGARAVHPGYGFLAENAAFARACADAGLAFLGPPAAAIELMGDKIRAKETVKAAGVPVVPGSSGSGLTDAQLAEAAREIGMPVLFKPSAGGGGKGMRLVRTEALLAEEIAAARREARGSFGDDTLLVERWIDRPRHIEIQVLADAHGNVLHLGERECSLQRRHQKIIEEAPSPLLDAATRAAMGEAAVQAARSCGYTGAGTVEFIVPGDDPSAYYFMEMNTRLQVEHPVTELAVSIAGRDELDLVEWQARIAAGEPLPFAQDDISFTGHAVEARICAETARVSGDRVDFLPSAGTVRALAEPHGEGVRVDSGLCQGTEVGTLYDPMLAKVIAHGPDRATALRRLSAALARTTVLGLDTNVGFLRRLLAHPAVVSGELDTGLVDRDATALVPLGVPDEVLAAAALLRQHALEPGAPTALEGAAGWVDPFSVPSGWRLGREPAWTVHHLRVPGHEPVTVRVRGRAHDAEIRIERPDPVGESGERSTVRARLLDSGSGRVTAEWGGVVHHFVTAPGPEGTWLGRDGDTWHLLDHDPVEAALHGGAAAAHAGTLTAPMPGTVTVVKAAVGDEVTAGQGLLVVEAMKMEHLISAPHDGTVTELDVAAGSTVAMDQVLAVVTPHDSEEGE